The segment TATTATCAATGGAAAATTTCCTATGTCTTTGGAACACAGTTGTATATGGATGCGCATTTTGGCGGGATTGAAGTGGCCCGTGAACAGGGGAATGGGGAGTTGATCCAGGCGACACCCACACCCGGCTGGACACAGGTTCAGCACTATCTGAATCTACCGGCTTACAGCGATCAAAATGTTACCTTGCGGTTTCGGGCGTTTGATGACGGGGTTTCGGACCCTAATTATATATATGTAGATGATGTCTCTTTGGATGTGATCACTGCCACCAAGACCATTACCCCGACGATCACACTGACTGCGACGCGCACACCAACGTATACCATCACACCGACATTCACCTATACACCGACCATTACGCCTACCTATACAATTACACCCACCATAACCCAGACGGCCAGTGTCACCCCCTGGCCGGTGCCGCAAGGGGATGTGATTGTCTATCCCAATCCGGCTTCCGGTGATCAGGTGACGTTTATGTATTCGCTTAGTGCACCGGCGGATATCAGTATTGATATCTATAATTTACTGGGATACAAGGTTGCGCATCTGGAGGATAACAATAAAATTGCGAACATCAACCGCAAGACAACCTGGAATATTAAAGATATTGCGCCTGGGGTGTATTTGTTTCAAGCTAGTGTGAAAAGTGCCCAGGGGACCAGTAAAAATAAAATCCGGCGTTTGGTGATTACAAAATAATGAAAGTAGGGAACGGTCGCGACCGTTCCCTACTGGGAGTTTTGAAATGATTTCGGAAGAAACCATCAATCAGGTCACAAATTTGTTAAAAGCGGCAGCCCCGCATGCCACGGTGATCCTCTTTGGATCGCAGGCCCGGGGAGAGGCAGGTGTACACAGTGATTTGGATATTATGGTCATTGAACCAAAGGTAACTGCCAGGCGTGCTGAAATGGTACGGCTTTCCGATGTTCTTCGTCCCTTGAAAATTCCGGTGGATATCGTTGTTTCCAGCCGGGATGATTTTCAAGAGTGGTCTGACATGCCAGGCACGGTTTTTCATAGAGCAGCCCGTGAAGGACGTGTTTTATATGAC is part of the bacterium genome and harbors:
- a CDS encoding T9SS type A sorting domain-containing protein, which encodes MIKKWFSGIVVGLTVAMVLTPTLFAAELILNRDFLSSNPSYIPQWVTGASPTSFNPTIHSGVVQPDANPGNVAVAPGNSLGGYTNSYLQQYLHIPRDAVGSTLTFYYQWKISYVFGTQLYMDAHFGGIEVAREQGNGELIQATPTPGWTQVQHYLNLPAYSDQNVTLRFRAFDDGVSDPNYIYVDDVSLDVITATKTITPTITLTATRTPTYTITPTFTYTPTITPTYTITPTITQTASVTPWPVPQGDVIVYPNPASGDQVTFMYSLSAPADISIDIYNLLGYKVAHLEDNNKIANINRKTTWNIKDIAPGVYLFQASVKSAQGTSKNKIRRLVITK
- a CDS encoding nucleotidyltransferase domain-containing protein, which codes for MISEETINQVTNLLKAAAPHATVILFGSQARGEAGVHSDLDIMVIEPKVTARRAEMVRLSDVLRPLKIPVDIVVSSRDDFQEWSDMPGTVFHRAAREGRVLYDTAG